The following proteins are encoded in a genomic region of Halomicrobium zhouii:
- a CDS encoding HalOD1 output domain-containing protein codes for MDGILLEYDARVDQYYVDMPLDGSSDVGRAVVVAIGEILDQDPVSLPPLGEVIDTESLTAVFDGRSAESESDASVSFDYSGFAVTVHCSGRITFDERR; via the coding sequence ATGGATGGAATTCTCCTCGAATACGATGCCAGGGTAGACCAGTACTACGTCGATATGCCGCTCGACGGGTCGTCCGACGTCGGCAGGGCGGTCGTCGTCGCCATCGGAGAGATACTCGACCAGGACCCGGTTTCGCTGCCGCCGCTCGGTGAGGTCATCGACACGGAGTCCCTGACAGCGGTCTTCGATGGACGATCGGCCGAATCGGAGAGCGACGCGTCCGTCTCCTTCGACTACAGCGGCTTCGCGGTGACCGTTCACTGCAGCGGCCGTATCACCTTCGACGAGAGACGCTAG
- a CDS encoding DUF7344 domain-containing protein, which translates to MSAQNTAPQRSQEYDVDSEDVENESEQTETTAPAEPEELSLDLIFEVLKNRRRRDVIRYLEERGERTSLSDLAEHVAALENDTTTQALTSSQRKRVYVGLYQCHLPKMDDMDIVNFNQDRGYVELGANVDQLDPYLDPVTTDEQRWHTYYLWLSGLGVGAIALSLAAGLTAALTQVLLGAVVAAYLGLAAYQTYTASADE; encoded by the coding sequence ATGAGCGCACAGAATACAGCACCACAACGAAGCCAGGAATACGACGTCGACTCAGAGGACGTAGAGAACGAAAGCGAACAGACGGAGACGACAGCACCCGCCGAACCCGAAGAGCTGTCCCTCGACCTGATATTCGAGGTCCTGAAGAACCGACGTCGGCGTGACGTCATCCGATATCTCGAAGAACGGGGCGAGCGAACGTCGCTCAGCGACCTCGCCGAGCACGTCGCCGCCCTGGAGAACGACACGACGACGCAGGCGCTGACGTCGAGTCAGCGCAAGCGCGTCTACGTCGGCCTCTACCAGTGCCATCTGCCGAAGATGGACGACATGGACATCGTGAACTTCAACCAGGACCGGGGCTACGTCGAGCTCGGCGCCAACGTCGACCAGCTCGACCCGTACCTCGACCCCGTGACGACGGACGAGCAGCGCTGGCACACCTACTACCTCTGGCTCTCCGGGCTCGGGGTCGGCGCCATCGCCCTCTCGCTCGCCGCCGGCCTGACCGCGGCGCTCACCCAGGTGCTCCTGGGCGCCGTCGTCGCCGCCTATCTCGGCCTCGCCGCCTACCAGACGTACACGGCCTCGGCCGACGAGTAG
- a CDS encoding nucleotide sugar dehydrogenase, translated as MKSRQSERGLYDADIDEARQRVALVSGEVPVAVYGLGKMGLPLAGVYAEVTGNVVGVDVDESVARTVNSGGCHVEGEPGLAELVEERVNEGALSATHEPTAAAAEASVHVVIVPTLLTDDNEPDLATLRAAVESIGAGLSEGDVVVIESTVPPGTCRDVVLPLLCAESGLDEGAFGLAFCPERTSSGRALEDIRGSYPKVVGGVDDESTRVAALIYDQVTDNDVIEASDATTAECVKVFEGVYRDVNIALANELGRLTDDLAVDVTEAIDVANTQPFCDIHTPGPGVGGHCIPVYPYFLTEQVDYDLPLVRTARAVNDRMSEFVVRKVDQLLADRGQALDDSTVLLLGATYRAGVAETRKAPARAVARHLVELGADVTLTDPMLEADDVASWPGTFVPTTDVETDAFDAVVLLTAHDEFESLDPAAFGDAAILDTRRALASGTHDRPHYALGRGTK; from the coding sequence GTGAAGTCACGACAGTCTGAGCGGGGCCTCTACGACGCCGACATCGACGAGGCACGCCAGCGAGTCGCACTCGTCAGCGGCGAGGTGCCGGTGGCAGTCTACGGCCTCGGCAAGATGGGACTACCGCTTGCCGGCGTCTACGCCGAGGTGACCGGCAACGTCGTCGGCGTCGACGTCGACGAGTCGGTGGCCCGGACGGTGAATTCCGGCGGCTGTCACGTCGAGGGCGAACCTGGCCTCGCCGAACTGGTCGAAGAGCGAGTGAACGAAGGCGCGCTGTCGGCGACCCACGAGCCGACGGCGGCCGCGGCCGAGGCGAGCGTCCACGTCGTCATCGTCCCGACGTTGCTCACCGACGACAACGAACCCGACCTCGCGACACTACGGGCCGCGGTCGAGTCGATCGGTGCAGGGCTGAGTGAGGGAGACGTCGTAGTCATCGAGTCGACGGTCCCGCCGGGCACGTGTCGCGACGTCGTCTTGCCCCTGCTGTGTGCGGAGAGCGGGCTGGACGAGGGCGCGTTCGGCCTCGCCTTCTGTCCCGAACGGACCTCCAGCGGCCGGGCGCTCGAAGACATCAGGGGGTCGTACCCGAAGGTCGTCGGCGGCGTCGACGACGAGAGTACGCGCGTCGCCGCGCTGATCTACGACCAGGTCACCGACAACGACGTCATCGAGGCGAGCGACGCGACGACGGCGGAGTGCGTGAAGGTGTTCGAGGGCGTCTACCGCGACGTCAACATCGCGCTGGCGAACGAACTCGGCCGGCTCACCGACGACCTGGCGGTCGACGTCACCGAGGCGATCGACGTCGCGAACACCCAGCCGTTCTGCGACATCCACACGCCCGGCCCGGGCGTCGGCGGCCACTGCATCCCGGTGTACCCGTACTTCCTGACCGAGCAGGTCGACTACGACCTCCCGCTGGTCCGGACCGCGCGAGCGGTCAACGACCGGATGTCGGAGTTCGTCGTCCGGAAAGTCGACCAGTTGCTCGCGGACCGGGGCCAGGCCCTGGATGATTCGACCGTCCTGTTGCTCGGCGCCACCTACCGCGCTGGCGTCGCCGAGACGCGCAAGGCACCGGCACGCGCAGTCGCACGGCACCTCGTCGAGCTCGGTGCCGACGTCACGCTGACCGACCCGATGCTCGAGGCCGACGACGTCGCCTCGTGGCCCGGGACCTTCGTGCCCACGACGGACGTCGAGACAGACGCCTTCGACGCCGTCGTGCTCCTGACGGCCCACGACGAGTTCGAGTCGCTGGATCCGGCGGCGTTCGGCGACGCGGCCATCCTCGACACGCGCCGCGCGCTGGCGTCTGGGACCCACGATCGGCCCCATTACGCCCTCGGACGCGGCACGAAGTAA
- a CDS encoding Gfo/Idh/MocA family protein: MTNREILRAGVVGVGSMGSHHARVYNELPNVELVGVADADASRAESTANTYGTEAVPTEDLLDAVDVTSISVPTGYHHDVATSAMERDVSVLVEKPFVTDAEKGRDLIRMARDRGLTLQVGHIERFNPVVDVLADLLPDLDVIAVAARRLGPPVDRDGNDDIVMDLMIHDIDLVLSLVERDLEAVAAMSARGKDHVAAQLQFSGDVVGSLTASRVTQEKIRDLSITARDCLVHVDYMDQSVEIHRHSSPEYETEDGDVRFRHESVVERPSVDSGEPLKRELRSFVDAVREGEEPKVTGADGLRALSVAGQISDIATSRVHGEAEVNPSEVTTV; the protein is encoded by the coding sequence ATGACTAACAGAGAGATACTGCGGGCCGGCGTCGTCGGCGTCGGCTCCATGGGAAGCCACCACGCACGGGTCTACAACGAATTGCCGAACGTCGAACTCGTCGGGGTCGCCGACGCGGACGCCTCGCGTGCGGAATCGACTGCGAACACCTACGGGACCGAGGCCGTCCCGACCGAGGATCTCCTCGACGCCGTGGACGTGACGTCCATCTCCGTCCCGACCGGCTACCACCACGACGTCGCCACGTCGGCCATGGAACGGGACGTGTCCGTCCTCGTCGAGAAGCCGTTCGTCACGGACGCCGAGAAGGGGCGGGACCTGATCCGCATGGCCCGGGATCGGGGCCTGACGCTCCAGGTCGGCCACATCGAGCGGTTCAACCCGGTCGTGGACGTCCTCGCCGACCTGCTGCCCGACCTGGACGTCATCGCCGTCGCCGCCCGACGGCTGGGCCCGCCAGTCGACCGCGACGGCAACGACGACATCGTGATGGACCTGATGATCCACGACATCGACCTGGTCCTCTCGCTGGTCGAGCGTGACCTGGAGGCCGTCGCCGCCATGAGCGCACGCGGCAAGGACCACGTCGCCGCCCAGTTGCAGTTCTCGGGCGACGTCGTCGGCTCGCTCACCGCGAGCCGCGTCACCCAGGAGAAGATCCGCGACCTGTCGATCACGGCCCGGGACTGCCTGGTCCACGTCGACTACATGGACCAGTCAGTCGAGATACACCGTCACTCGTCGCCGGAGTACGAGACCGAGGACGGCGACGTGCGCTTCCGCCACGAGAGCGTCGTCGAGCGCCCGTCGGTCGACAGCGGCGAACCGCTCAAGCGCGAACTCCGCTCGTTCGTCGATGCGGTGCGCGAGGGCGAGGAGCCGAAGGTGACCGGCGCCGACGGGCTCCGGGCGCTCTCGGTCGCCGGACAGATAAGCGACATCGCGACCTCCCGGGTCCACGGGGAAGCGGAGGTGAACCCGAGTGAAGTCACGACAGTCTGA
- a CDS encoding DegT/DnrJ/EryC1/StrS family aminotransferase, which yields MASVRDVLASGQLSAGETVQSFETEFASYCGVDHGVATSNGTTALHTALEALDLGEGDTVLTTPLSFVATANAVRLVGADPVFADVNPSTYNLDPSAVEAKIRTLDGDVDAILAVHLYGLPAPMDRLRDVADRYDVPLIEDAAQAHGAEFDGDRVGSLGDVACFSFYPTKNMTTGEGGMITTDRADVAERAAAFINHGRDDDGRHQRVGHNFRMTDLAAAIGRVQLQKLSGYVQARRENAARYTDALRDSPIRAPVEPNGYRHSYHQYTIRAEDRDDLQAHLSEYGVDSAVYYPTAIHEQPAYDDVDHGAPNAEQATEDVLSIPVHPNLTDRDRTAVATALAEYSHD from the coding sequence ATGGCCAGCGTCCGCGACGTGCTCGCGTCGGGCCAGCTCAGCGCCGGCGAAACCGTCCAGTCGTTCGAGACGGAGTTCGCCAGCTACTGCGGCGTCGACCACGGCGTCGCGACGAGCAACGGAACGACGGCCCTCCACACCGCGCTGGAAGCCCTCGATCTCGGTGAGGGGGACACGGTCCTCACCACGCCCCTGTCGTTCGTCGCGACGGCGAACGCCGTCCGCCTCGTCGGGGCCGACCCGGTCTTCGCCGACGTCAACCCGTCGACGTACAACCTCGACCCGAGCGCGGTCGAGGCGAAGATTCGTACCCTGGACGGCGACGTCGACGCCATCCTGGCCGTCCACCTGTACGGGCTCCCCGCCCCGATGGACCGTCTCCGGGACGTCGCCGACCGCTACGACGTCCCGCTGATCGAGGACGCCGCCCAGGCCCACGGGGCCGAATTCGACGGCGACCGGGTCGGCTCGCTCGGCGACGTGGCCTGTTTCTCCTTTTACCCGACGAAGAACATGACCACGGGCGAGGGCGGGATGATAACCACCGACCGCGCGGACGTGGCCGAGCGCGCGGCCGCGTTCATCAACCACGGGCGCGACGACGACGGCCGCCACCAGCGCGTCGGTCACAACTTCCGTATGACCGACCTGGCAGCCGCCATCGGCCGCGTCCAGCTCCAGAAGCTCTCCGGGTACGTCCAGGCGCGCCGGGAGAACGCCGCCCGGTACACGGACGCGCTGCGCGACAGTCCGATCCGGGCGCCGGTCGAACCGAACGGGTATCGCCACTCGTACCACCAGTACACGATCCGGGCCGAGGACCGCGACGACCTCCAGGCGCACCTGAGCGAGTACGGCGTCGACTCGGCGGTGTACTACCCGACTGCCATCCACGAACAGCCCGCCTACGACGACGTCGACCACGGGGCGCCCAACGCCGAGCAGGCGACCGAAGACGTCCTCTCGATCCCCGTCCACCCGAACCTCACCGACCGCGACCGGACCGCCGTCGCGACTGCACTCGCCGAGTACTCACATGACTAA
- a CDS encoding DUF7344 domain-containing protein, which translates to MSSKHPDISQSDVFDVLSNPRRRFVLYYLREIDDTVELNELAKAIAAWENDTDESELTDQDRKRVYVSLYQTHIPKLTDVGLVEYDQDSGTVHLTDRTSVIDDYLTDSDSSIPWHYLYLGLSAVGALVFVLAWLEVGLFGAIPLLAVGGLLVASFLVLSVAHYVSTARQHIEMPPE; encoded by the coding sequence ATGTCGTCAAAACACCCAGACATCTCACAAAGTGACGTGTTCGACGTCTTGAGCAATCCGAGACGTCGGTTCGTCCTGTACTATCTGCGTGAGATCGACGATACAGTCGAACTGAACGAGCTGGCAAAGGCGATCGCTGCGTGGGAGAACGACACCGACGAATCAGAACTCACAGACCAGGATCGAAAGCGAGTGTACGTCTCACTGTATCAGACCCACATCCCGAAGCTCACCGACGTCGGGCTCGTGGAGTACGACCAGGACAGCGGCACCGTGCACCTCACGGACCGGACCTCGGTCATCGACGACTATCTCACCGATAGCGATTCGTCGATTCCGTGGCACTACCTGTACCTGGGACTGTCGGCCGTGGGCGCGCTCGTGTTCGTACTCGCGTGGCTCGAGGTCGGCCTGTTCGGGGCCATCCCGCTCCTGGCGGTCGGTGGCCTCCTGGTGGCGAGTTTTCTGGTTCTCTCGGTGGCCCACTACGTCTCGACCGCTCGCCAGCACATCGAGATGCCGCCGGAGTGA
- a CDS encoding winged helix-turn-helix domain-containing protein — translation MVATEWDDVSYVISSRYRIATLRRLSDGPATPSRIADDTGLSVAHVSRALQELRDHELVELLVSEDRKKGRVYGITDRGNQVWETIETENMT, via the coding sequence ATGGTCGCGACCGAATGGGACGACGTGAGCTACGTCATCAGCTCCCGGTACAGGATCGCAACGCTTCGGCGTCTGTCCGACGGACCGGCGACGCCCTCGCGGATCGCTGACGACACCGGCCTGAGCGTCGCGCACGTCTCACGTGCGCTCCAGGAACTACGGGACCACGAACTCGTCGAGCTCCTGGTATCAGAAGACAGGAAGAAGGGACGCGTCTACGGCATCACCGACCGGGGCAATCAGGTGTGGGAGACGATCGAGACCGAGAACATGACTTGA
- a CDS encoding HalOD1 output domain-containing protein, with protein MTYPSTDGGEGVPAPASENPSNPPSTRVAYRLAEESDTAIEALRPLAESIDPEALDALFDGRAAENAYVTFRHEGFTITVTGNGDVLVDPVDVE; from the coding sequence ATGACCTATCCCAGTACCGATGGTGGGGAAGGGGTGCCAGCACCTGCGAGCGAGAACCCTTCGAACCCACCCAGCACGCGCGTGGCGTATCGACTGGCCGAGGAAAGCGACACGGCGATCGAGGCGCTCCGACCGCTGGCCGAGTCTATCGACCCGGAGGCATTAGACGCGCTCTTCGACGGCCGAGCGGCGGAGAACGCCTACGTGACGTTCCGTCACGAGGGATTCACGATCACGGTCACTGGGAACGGGGACGTGCTCGTCGATCCCGTCGACGTCGAGTAA
- a CDS encoding NAD-dependent epimerase/dehydratase family protein has product MTDSDLTGQTVLVTGGAGFVGSHLAESLTDAAEVRVLDDLSNGDAADVPAHARLIEGDVRDRATVREAMDGADVVFHEAAMVSVPASVEAPMDCHGVNGTATLQLLDVARQTDSRVVLASSAAIYGHPESVPVPESAPKRPASPYGVEKLTNDEYARVYAEQYELETVALRYFNIYGPRQTGQYSGVISVFLDQARAGDPITVEGEGDQTRDFVHVDDVVAANRLAATTAEPGSAYNVGTGSSVTVRELAEIVRDVVGADVPIEHVDPRPNDIQRSCADVSKARDELGFEPTVSLRDGLATTIA; this is encoded by the coding sequence ATGACCGACAGCGACCTGACCGGACAGACGGTGCTCGTGACCGGCGGCGCGGGGTTCGTCGGGAGCCACCTCGCCGAATCGCTGACAGACGCGGCCGAGGTGCGCGTCCTCGACGACCTCTCGAACGGCGACGCTGCGGACGTCCCCGCGCACGCGAGACTCATCGAGGGCGACGTCCGCGACCGGGCGACGGTGCGGGAGGCGATGGACGGCGCGGACGTCGTCTTCCACGAGGCGGCGATGGTCTCCGTCCCCGCCTCCGTCGAGGCCCCGATGGACTGCCACGGCGTGAACGGGACGGCGACGCTCCAGTTGCTCGACGTCGCCCGACAGACCGACAGCCGGGTCGTGCTGGCGTCGAGTGCAGCGATCTACGGCCACCCCGAGTCGGTCCCGGTCCCGGAGTCGGCCCCCAAACGCCCCGCCTCGCCCTACGGCGTCGAGAAGCTGACGAACGACGAGTACGCGCGCGTGTACGCGGAGCAGTACGAACTGGAGACCGTCGCGCTGCGCTATTTCAACATCTACGGGCCGCGCCAGACCGGTCAGTACAGCGGCGTCATCAGCGTCTTCCTCGACCAGGCCCGCGCCGGCGACCCGATCACCGTCGAGGGCGAGGGCGACCAGACGCGGGATTTCGTCCACGTCGACGACGTGGTAGCGGCGAATCGACTGGCGGCGACGACGGCAGAACCGGGCAGTGCGTACAACGTCGGCACCGGGTCGAGCGTCACGGTCCGCGAACTGGCGGAAATCGTCCGCGACGTGGTCGGCGCGGACGTCCCCATCGAACACGTCGACCCGCGGCCCAACGACATCCAGCGCAGTTGCGCCGACGTCTCGAAGGCCAGAGACGAACTCGGGTTCGAACCGACCGTCTCGCTCCGGGACGGACTCGCGACGACGATCGCGTAG
- a CDS encoding DUF7342 family protein, protein MTDEPTSPPDSSLADELSAELASQPADERVYRVALQLHEPARAATVAEQVDCAVDTARRHLRKLADIGVLEQTGESPDAFARNESYFEWRKRDRLTQPSQANIRDRLHHLLDQDASFRQRFDAEDPSGVDALEHADHVDVEAVWRALDDWETVREQIERLEAVR, encoded by the coding sequence GTGACAGACGAGCCGACTTCGCCCCCCGACTCATCGCTCGCCGACGAACTTTCCGCGGAGCTGGCGTCACAGCCGGCCGACGAACGCGTCTATCGCGTGGCGCTCCAGCTTCACGAGCCGGCGCGGGCTGCGACGGTAGCGGAGCAGGTCGACTGCGCCGTCGATACTGCGCGCAGGCACCTCCGGAAACTGGCCGATATCGGTGTCCTCGAACAGACGGGCGAAAGTCCGGACGCGTTCGCTCGCAACGAGTCGTACTTCGAGTGGCGAAAGCGAGACCGTCTCACACAGCCGTCGCAGGCCAATATACGGGACCGACTGCACCACCTACTGGACCAAGACGCGTCGTTCCGACAGCGGTTCGACGCGGAGGATCCGTCCGGTGTCGACGCGCTCGAACACGCCGACCATGTCGACGTCGAAGCCGTGTGGCGTGCACTCGATGACTGGGAGACGGTTCGCGAACAGATCGAACGTCTGGAAGCAGTTCGATAA
- a CDS encoding DegT/DnrJ/EryC1/StrS family aminotransferase produces the protein MTESVAFTDIKVDDEMVARVEEALRSGRFVKGPLVEQFEAAFADACDAEHAVAVNSGTDAIYLALKSVGVGEGDQVIVPAHTFFASASPILELGAEPVFVDVDPLTYTVDVDHLGRAAERSEDAEAIVPVHLYGHPADMKGIRRVARRHDLAVVEDSCQAHGATYEGQPTGSLGDVGCFSFYPSKNMTVGGDGGILTTDDAEIARRAREYRNHGRNDDGEHVRLGLNHRMDDVSAAFGLEQLSHLADWNAGRQRAAERYRDRLESVTAVRLPTERDDVDHVYHLFVIQSDERDELRDHLESQGIDTGIHYETPVHQTEAIRAEMASVPTLPRTERLVDRILSLPMHPRITDAEVDRVCDEIERFYGER, from the coding sequence ATGACGGAATCGGTTGCGTTTACAGATATCAAAGTGGACGACGAGATGGTCGCTCGCGTCGAGGAGGCCCTCCGCTCGGGGCGATTCGTCAAGGGGCCGCTCGTCGAACAGTTCGAAGCGGCGTTTGCGGACGCGTGCGACGCCGAGCACGCCGTCGCGGTCAACAGCGGGACGGACGCCATCTACCTGGCGCTGAAGTCGGTCGGCGTCGGCGAGGGCGACCAGGTCATCGTCCCGGCCCACACCTTCTTCGCGAGCGCGAGCCCGATACTCGAACTCGGCGCCGAACCGGTGTTCGTCGACGTCGACCCGCTGACCTACACCGTCGACGTCGACCACCTCGGCCGGGCGGCCGAGCGCAGCGAGGACGCCGAGGCCATCGTCCCCGTACACCTCTACGGCCATCCGGCGGACATGAAGGGGATCCGGCGCGTGGCGCGCCGGCACGACCTCGCCGTCGTCGAGGACTCCTGTCAGGCCCACGGCGCGACCTACGAGGGCCAGCCGACGGGGAGCCTGGGCGACGTGGGCTGTTTCAGCTTCTACCCGTCGAAGAACATGACCGTCGGCGGCGACGGCGGTATCCTGACGACGGACGACGCCGAAATCGCCCGGCGCGCCCGCGAGTACCGCAACCACGGGCGCAACGACGACGGCGAACACGTCCGCCTGGGGCTGAACCACCGGATGGACGACGTCAGCGCCGCGTTTGGCCTCGAACAGCTCTCCCATCTGGCCGACTGGAACGCCGGGCGCCAGCGGGCGGCCGAGCGCTACCGCGACCGCCTCGAATCGGTGACGGCGGTCCGCCTGCCGACCGAGCGGGACGACGTCGACCACGTCTACCACCTGTTCGTGATCCAGAGCGACGAGCGCGACGAGCTCCGGGACCACCTCGAATCGCAGGGCATCGACACGGGCATTCACTACGAGACGCCGGTCCACCAGACTGAGGCAATTCGCGCCGAGATGGCGTCGGTGCCGACGCTGCCCCGAACCGAGCGACTCGTCGACCGCATCCTCTCGCTGCCGATGCACCCGCGCATCACCGACGCGGAGGTCGACCGCGTGTGTGACGAGATCGAGCGCTTCTACGGTGAACGATGA
- a CDS encoding Gfo/Idh/MocA family protein produces the protein MNYGVVGTGYWGKNHVRVAAELRDQGRIDDIVLCDVDEDRVSEMAETYGVDYVTDVGDLEVDAATVATPSTTHEGIATDLLSRDTDLLVEKPLALDSDAAWAIVDAAERNDCSLGVGHIFRYHPALGELKRRIDRGELGRIKYLHTRRYTFRIPRDTTGVLYSLAVHDVDTYNYLLDGLPESIHCKMDDFVREGIDETATMTLDYGNTTGVINSSWQVPAFGKTRDLVVVGSNRSARLDYLENTELEIFDAEVYSDRDGQLTSRNDGSIVHTTEKREPLKAEIEAFVDASLEGEDPPASGRVGAQTVELLERAEESADEGRVVHPTDVGRSERQPTAVNSAVNSESSDD, from the coding sequence ATGAACTACGGCGTCGTCGGCACGGGCTACTGGGGGAAGAACCACGTCAGGGTCGCCGCGGAGCTGCGCGACCAGGGCCGCATCGACGACATCGTCCTCTGCGACGTCGACGAGGACCGCGTCTCGGAGATGGCCGAGACCTACGGTGTCGACTACGTCACCGACGTCGGCGATCTGGAGGTCGACGCCGCGACGGTCGCGACCCCTTCTACTACCCACGAAGGTATCGCGACGGATCTCCTCTCGCGGGACACCGACCTCCTGGTCGAGAAGCCCCTCGCGCTGGACAGCGACGCCGCCTGGGCCATCGTCGACGCGGCCGAGCGCAACGACTGCTCGCTCGGCGTCGGTCACATCTTCCGCTACCACCCCGCACTGGGCGAACTCAAACGGCGCATCGACCGCGGCGAGCTCGGCCGGATCAAGTACCTCCACACCCGACGGTACACCTTCCGCATCCCGCGTGACACCACGGGCGTGCTCTACTCGCTGGCGGTCCACGACGTCGACACGTACAACTACCTGCTCGACGGCCTGCCGGAGTCGATCCACTGCAAGATGGACGACTTCGTCCGTGAGGGCATCGACGAGACGGCGACGATGACGCTGGACTACGGGAACACGACCGGCGTGATCAACTCCTCGTGGCAGGTCCCCGCCTTCGGCAAGACCCGCGACCTGGTCGTCGTCGGCTCCAACCGCTCGGCGCGGCTGGACTACCTCGAGAACACGGAACTGGAGATCTTCGACGCGGAGGTGTACTCGGACCGCGACGGCCAGCTCACCTCCCGTAACGACGGCTCCATCGTCCACACCACGGAGAAGCGCGAGCCGCTGAAAGCCGAGATAGAGGCGTTCGTCGACGCGAGCCTGGAGGGCGAGGACCCGCCCGCCAGCGGCCGCGTCGGCGCCCAGACCGTCGAACTGCTCGAACGCGCCGAGGAATCGGCCGACGAGGGTCGCGTCGTCCACCCGACCGACGTCGGTCGCTCCGAACGGCAGCCGACCGCCGTCAACTCCGCCGTCAACTCCGAAAGCAGCGACGACTAG
- a CDS encoding antitoxin VapB family protein: MATADDQIRVSDRVKRELDRRRREGESYNDVLERVLEEGVETGDFYDGFGRWSDDETERVREGRRRSKEKRKRRMRERAEDTT; this comes from the coding sequence ATGGCAACGGCTGACGACCAGATCCGGGTCAGCGACCGGGTGAAGCGGGAACTCGATCGCCGACGGCGAGAGGGGGAAAGCTACAACGACGTCCTCGAACGCGTCCTCGAAGAGGGAGTGGAGACGGGCGACTTCTACGACGGATTCGGTCGCTGGTCGGACGACGAGACAGAGCGCGTCCGTGAGGGACGAAGACGGTCGAAAGAGAAGCGGAAGCGACGGATGCGGGAGCGTGCCGAGGACACTACATGA
- a CDS encoding PIN domain-containing protein, with translation MKVLDATFLIDYLDGLEATREFYEANGGEEERWVMPVVAYAEALVGEGNLPGGDVAGARADLSWGEKYTADERTAVTAGEIADEIAPGGPYLDGPDALIAATGRELDAPVVSDDGDLTHDETKKVVDVVEYR, from the coding sequence ATGAAGGTCCTCGACGCGACGTTTCTCATCGACTATCTCGATGGCCTCGAGGCAACTCGCGAATTCTACGAGGCGAATGGTGGTGAGGAGGAACGGTGGGTGATGCCAGTTGTCGCGTACGCGGAGGCGCTCGTGGGCGAGGGAAACCTACCGGGCGGTGATGTTGCGGGAGCACGGGCCGATCTCTCGTGGGGTGAGAAGTACACGGCCGATGAGCGAACAGCGGTGACTGCCGGGGAGATCGCCGACGAGATCGCTCCCGGAGGCCCCTATCTCGATGGTCCCGATGCTCTCATCGCAGCGACCGGACGCGAACTGGACGCGCCAGTCGTCTCTGATGACGGCGATCTCACCCACGACGAGACGAAGAAAGTCGTCGACGTCGTCGAGTATCGCTGA